The following are from one region of the Geoalkalibacter subterraneus genome:
- the recB gene encoding exodeoxyribonuclease V subunit beta has translation MTHRPTAFDLEKSPLHGRNLIEASAGTGKTYTLAALFVRLILEKGLRVDQILVVTFTEAATEELRDRVRRRLREACDVFADACDDPDPLLAHLHGMSRNPKRDLGRLQEALVSFDQAAIFTIHGFCQRTLQEKAFESGALFNTELVTDQQSLLRETVDDFWRNQFIEAGPQWAAWAQRQGAAPGALYQFARDHHAFDAPEIIPPPQQRTDDESVFEAARCSFERTADTWRDQRESISDLLMNSPALNRGKYRLDWLTNWIADLDQYLAGEDLFPPPEKLEKFSQSIIQTSVKKGEYPLRHSFFEQVEELSEALDDLQQCWRQRLIELRRELLTFVDTELPRRKRKQNIRAFDDLLRDLRQALLKEGGDYLARTLRMRYPAALIDEFQDTDPVQYGIFRSIYPDTSALLFLIGDPKQAIYSFRGADIFAYLQATHEIDHHYTLDTNYRSDGPLVQAVQHLFAHHPRPFWFDQIRLTDVHPAPGRDELSLVHQGAADNASLHLWFMPRGADGKPVAVETAVERIAESVATEIVRLLEEARADRLLLDGREVRPGDIAVLTRKNAQAALVQKCLRARGVPSVLHGSESLFASHEMEELRLVLAAVADPVRDSAVRAALGTEMLGFDGRELEHLAADEDAWNERLDRFVADHDAWARRGFILMANRMLAREGVRERLLAYPDGERRLTNLLHGIELLHRVGLERHLGMEGVLSWLDNQLNEKPTREEYQMRLETDEEAVKLVTIHRSKGLEYPIVFCPFAWEHSRPRSDDSLLFHDQNSGRLTLDLDPEKEGEHYQWTLQENLAENLRLMYVSVTRARNRCYLLWGAINQSESSAPAYLFHTADQTEERALEEQVRMVKGMDDEEMRRHLEKLVAGSGGNLTLTDLPQPDERSWQAPPAEGGSPNCREFRGEIPLDWRIASFSSLVAGQGEERLLPDRDPLVLSAPETGEEDEEPAGGRFDDILYFPRGARPGSCLHEIFEEIDFTRPDDGVTRDVIDRKLRLFGFDPQWGDAVHAMVRRVLGAELPGDFGTVCLGSLSAGDRLAEMEFHFPAGRVSAPGLRQVFASGDLNVEAVSGPLFGGLEFAPVQGFIKGYIDLVFVHDGRYYLVDWKSNHLGNRRVHYHPGALRRTMVRDHYLLQYHLYSVALHRLLRARLPGYEYDRHFGGVYYLFLRGVAPEEMPGAGVYYDRPSPRLLTALDGFLREGEKLT, from the coding sequence ATGACACATCGACCGACTGCATTCGACCTTGAGAAAAGCCCGCTGCATGGCCGCAACCTGATCGAGGCCAGCGCCGGCACCGGCAAAACCTACACCCTGGCGGCGCTTTTCGTACGACTGATCCTCGAAAAAGGACTGCGCGTCGATCAGATCCTGGTGGTGACCTTCACCGAAGCCGCGACCGAAGAACTGCGCGACCGCGTCCGCAGGCGATTGCGTGAAGCCTGTGATGTTTTTGCCGACGCCTGTGACGACCCCGATCCGCTGCTCGCGCATCTGCACGGCATGAGCCGCAATCCAAAGCGCGACCTGGGGCGGCTGCAGGAGGCGCTGGTCAGTTTCGACCAGGCGGCTATTTTCACCATCCACGGATTCTGCCAGCGCACCCTGCAGGAGAAGGCCTTCGAGAGCGGGGCGCTGTTCAACACCGAACTGGTCACCGACCAGCAGAGCCTGCTGCGGGAGACGGTGGATGATTTCTGGCGGAATCAATTCATCGAAGCGGGGCCGCAGTGGGCCGCCTGGGCTCAGCGTCAGGGGGCGGCCCCCGGCGCGTTGTACCAATTCGCCCGGGATCATCATGCCTTCGATGCGCCTGAGATCATTCCGCCGCCACAACAAAGAACCGACGACGAAAGTGTTTTCGAAGCCGCCCGATGCTCTTTTGAACGGACCGCGGACACCTGGCGCGATCAGCGGGAATCGATCAGCGACCTGCTGATGAACAGTCCGGCTCTCAATCGGGGGAAGTACCGGTTAGACTGGCTGACAAACTGGATCGCTGATCTGGATCAGTATCTTGCCGGAGAAGATCTTTTTCCACCCCCTGAAAAGCTCGAAAAATTCTCACAGAGTATTATCCAAACTTCTGTAAAAAAAGGAGAATATCCTCTCCGGCATTCTTTCTTCGAGCAGGTGGAGGAACTCAGCGAAGCCCTGGATGATCTGCAGCAGTGTTGGCGGCAACGCCTGATCGAACTGCGCCGGGAGCTGCTGACTTTTGTCGACACTGAACTGCCGCGCCGCAAGCGTAAGCAGAACATCCGGGCTTTCGACGATCTGCTGCGGGATCTGCGCCAGGCCCTGTTAAAGGAGGGCGGCGATTATCTCGCCCGCACCCTGCGCATGCGCTATCCGGCGGCCCTGATCGATGAATTCCAGGATACCGATCCGGTGCAGTACGGCATTTTCCGCAGTATTTACCCCGACACATCGGCGCTGCTGTTTCTCATCGGCGACCCCAAGCAGGCGATCTACAGCTTTCGAGGCGCGGACATTTTCGCCTACCTTCAGGCGACCCACGAAATCGATCACCATTACACCCTCGACACCAACTACCGGTCCGACGGCCCCCTCGTTCAGGCGGTGCAGCACCTGTTTGCTCATCATCCCCGGCCTTTCTGGTTCGATCAGATCAGACTCACCGATGTCCACCCGGCGCCCGGTCGCGATGAACTGTCCCTCGTTCATCAGGGCGCGGCAGACAATGCCAGCCTGCACCTGTGGTTCATGCCCCGGGGGGCGGATGGCAAGCCTGTCGCGGTGGAGACCGCAGTGGAAAGGATCGCCGAATCGGTCGCTACCGAGATCGTCCGCCTGCTGGAGGAGGCGCGCGCCGATCGTCTGCTTCTCGACGGGCGAGAGGTGCGTCCCGGCGATATTGCCGTACTGACCCGCAAGAACGCGCAGGCTGCGCTGGTGCAGAAATGTCTGCGCGCCCGCGGGGTGCCCAGCGTCCTGCACGGCAGTGAGAGCCTGTTCGCATCTCACGAAATGGAGGAGTTGCGACTGGTGCTGGCGGCGGTGGCTGACCCGGTGCGCGACAGTGCCGTGCGTGCCGCCCTGGGGACGGAGATGCTTGGATTTGACGGCCGGGAGCTTGAACATCTCGCTGCGGATGAAGACGCCTGGAACGAACGCCTCGATCGTTTTGTAGCCGACCATGATGCCTGGGCGCGCCGCGGTTTTATCCTGATGGCCAACCGGATGCTGGCGCGTGAGGGTGTTCGCGAGCGGCTTCTGGCCTACCCGGATGGAGAGCGCCGGCTGACCAACCTGCTGCATGGCATCGAGCTGCTGCACAGGGTTGGCCTGGAGCGGCATCTGGGGATGGAAGGGGTGTTGAGCTGGCTTGACAACCAGCTTAACGAGAAGCCGACCCGCGAGGAATACCAGATGCGGCTGGAAACGGACGAAGAGGCCGTCAAACTCGTCACCATCCATCGCAGCAAGGGTTTGGAATATCCCATCGTCTTCTGCCCCTTCGCCTGGGAGCACTCCAGGCCGCGCTCCGACGACAGCCTGCTTTTTCACGACCAGAACAGCGGGCGTCTGACCCTGGATCTCGATCCGGAAAAAGAGGGCGAGCACTACCAGTGGACCCTGCAGGAAAACCTGGCTGAAAATCTACGGCTGATGTACGTGTCCGTGACCCGTGCCCGCAATCGCTGCTACCTGCTGTGGGGGGCGATCAACCAGAGTGAATCCTCGGCACCCGCCTACCTGTTTCACACCGCTGACCAGACAGAGGAGAGGGCGCTGGAAGAGCAGGTCCGGATGGTCAAGGGGATGGATGATGAAGAGATGCGCCGACACTTGGAGAAACTGGTGGCAGGCAGCGGCGGCAATCTGACCCTGACCGATCTGCCGCAACCGGACGAGCGTTCATGGCAGGCGCCGCCCGCAGAAGGAGGTTCGCCGAATTGTCGCGAATTCAGGGGAGAAATCCCCCTGGACTGGCGTATTGCCAGTTTCTCTTCGCTGGTGGCGGGGCAGGGCGAAGAGCGCCTTCTCCCCGATCGCGACCCGCTGGTGCTGAGCGCGCCGGAAACGGGCGAGGAGGATGAAGAACCGGCCGGGGGACGCTTCGACGATATCCTTTATTTCCCTCGCGGAGCCAGACCTGGCAGCTGCCTGCACGAAATCTTCGAGGAGATCGACTTCACCCGCCCCGATGACGGTGTGACGCGGGACGTGATCGATCGCAAGCTGCGCCTGTTCGGTTTCGATCCGCAATGGGGGGATGCTGTACATGCCATGGTCCGCCGCGTGCTGGGGGCCGAGCTGCCGGGGGACTTCGGCACGGTCTGCCTGGGCTCCCTGTCCGCCGGGGATCGCCTGGCCGAGATGGAATTTCATTTCCCCGCAGGGCGGGTATCCGCTCCAGGTCTGCGGCAGGTGTTCGCTTCCGGCGATCTCAATGTGGAGGCGGTCAGCGGTCCCCTGTTCGGGGGGCTTGAGTTCGCACCGGTGCAGGGCTTTATCAAAGGGTACATCGACCTGGTGTTTGTTCACGACGGGCGTTACTACCTGGTGGACTGGAAGTCCAATCATCTGGGCAACCGCCGCGTCCACTATCACCCCGGGGCCCTGCGCCGCACTATGGTTCGCGATCATTACCTGCTGCAGTACCATCTTTACAGCGTCGCCCTGCACCGCCTGCTGCGCGCGCGCCTGCCCGGCTATGAGTACGACCGGCATTTCGGCGGGGTCTATTACCTGTTCCTGCGGGGCGTTGCGCCGGAGGAGATGCCCGGCGCCGGAGTCTATTACGATCGTCCGAGCCCGCGCCTGCTGACGGCTTTGGATGGCTTTTTAAGGGAAGGGGAGAAGCTGACATGA
- the recD gene encoding exodeoxyribonuclease V subunit alpha — translation MKNDTVFSSLSPMSRRFAEFICRLAADESPKLVWAAALLCRAAEQGHVCLDLDHAQSLVPHLEEEGEDSPGLSLPEVASWTRTLGETSVVGDPGTDRPLILSDRRLYLQRFWNQEESLCREIRKRAAEPVAPADVELVRDGVRRLFGSSSLEIDWQRVAAVTALTHRFCVISGGPGTGKTSTVVKILALLLEQNPSSLRIALAAPTGKAAARLAESIGAARDRLDVPAEIRDAIPTEALTLHRLLGRSARKRGFVHDAENPLDCDLVVVDEASMVDLPLMAALFAALPPHARLILLGDRDQLASVEAGAVLANICGPSREAAYSPPHVDRVSALAGDKLPAASVSNLSDSVVFLRRSYRFSDDSGIGALARAVNGGDAQVALRLLAEPEQEDLNWEDLPPAEQMAEVFEPLIDEAFRPYLSASSAVEALARFDQFRFLCALRRGPWGVEGLNRLTQAALARRRLIVPRHEFYRGRPILITGNDYRLGLFNGDVGLIWPDDEAGGALRAFFPRQGGPPRALSPQRLPAHETVYAMTVHKSQGSEFDRVLLLLPDRHSELLTRELLYTAITRARHSVTIRGTREVFEKTVDARVHRHTGLMEKLWGGGEVRDEGRGTQDAKDERRL, via the coding sequence ATGAAAAATGATACCGTTTTCTCTTCCCTCTCACCCATGAGCCGTCGCTTTGCTGAATTTATCTGCCGTCTGGCCGCAGATGAGTCGCCGAAACTGGTATGGGCGGCAGCGCTGCTGTGCCGCGCGGCGGAGCAGGGGCATGTCTGTCTCGACCTGGACCATGCGCAAAGCCTGGTCCCGCATCTGGAGGAAGAGGGCGAAGATTCTCCCGGCCTGAGCCTGCCCGAGGTCGCTTCCTGGACTCGCACCCTGGGGGAGACTTCGGTGGTGGGCGACCCGGGAACAGATCGACCGCTGATACTCTCGGACCGGCGCTTGTACCTGCAGAGATTCTGGAACCAGGAGGAATCGCTGTGCCGGGAGATCCGGAAGAGGGCGGCGGAGCCTGTGGCACCTGCAGATGTGGAGCTTGTGCGCGACGGGGTTCGTCGGCTGTTCGGAAGCAGCAGCCTGGAGATCGACTGGCAGCGGGTTGCCGCCGTCACGGCGTTGACGCATCGCTTCTGCGTCATCTCCGGCGGTCCCGGCACAGGAAAAACCTCCACAGTGGTCAAGATTCTGGCCCTGCTGCTGGAGCAGAATCCGTCTTCCCTGCGAATCGCCCTGGCGGCTCCCACCGGCAAGGCCGCTGCCCGCCTGGCTGAATCCATTGGTGCCGCACGCGATCGGCTCGATGTCCCCGCAGAGATCCGTGACGCGATTCCGACAGAGGCGTTGACCCTTCACCGTCTGCTGGGACGTTCCGCCCGCAAGCGGGGCTTTGTCCACGATGCGGAAAACCCCCTCGACTGTGACCTTGTGGTCGTGGATGAAGCCTCCATGGTGGATCTGCCGCTGATGGCGGCTCTTTTTGCGGCATTGCCGCCTCATGCCCGGCTGATTTTACTGGGGGACCGTGACCAGTTGGCATCGGTGGAGGCCGGAGCGGTGCTGGCCAATATCTGCGGCCCGTCGCGAGAGGCCGCCTATTCACCGCCTCATGTGGACAGGGTCTCAGCTTTGGCCGGGGATAAACTTCCCGCTGCTTCCGTTTCGAACCTGAGCGACTCGGTCGTTTTTCTGCGCAGAAGTTATCGTTTCAGTGACGACAGCGGCATCGGTGCGCTGGCGCGCGCCGTCAACGGCGGCGATGCGCAGGTGGCGCTCAGGTTGTTGGCTGAGCCTGAACAGGAGGATCTCAATTGGGAGGATCTGCCTCCTGCCGAGCAGATGGCCGAAGTGTTCGAGCCGCTGATCGACGAAGCGTTCCGCCCCTACCTATCCGCGTCCTCTGCCGTCGAGGCGCTGGCCCGGTTCGATCAGTTCCGTTTTCTTTGCGCCTTGCGCCGCGGGCCCTGGGGGGTGGAAGGACTTAACCGGTTGACCCAGGCGGCGCTGGCGCGCCGGAGGCTTATCGTGCCGCGCCATGAATTTTATCGCGGACGCCCCATTCTGATCACCGGCAATGACTATCGTCTGGGACTGTTCAACGGAGATGTCGGCCTGATCTGGCCGGATGATGAGGCAGGAGGGGCCTTGCGGGCTTTTTTCCCGCGACAGGGCGGGCCGCCGCGCGCCTTGTCGCCGCAGCGGCTGCCTGCCCACGAAACGGTGTACGCCATGACGGTGCACAAAAGCCAGGGCAGCGAATTCGACCGTGTGCTTCTCCTGCTCCCCGACCGCCACAGCGAACTGCTGACCCGCGAGCTGCTCTACACCGCCATCACCCGCGCCCGGCACAGCGTAACGATTCGCGGTACGCGCGAGGTCTTTGAAAAGACCGTTGATGCGCGGGTCCATCGGCATACGGGGTTGATGGAGAAGTTGTGGGGAGGCGGAGAAGTGCGGGACGAGGGACGCGGAACGCAGGACGCGAAAGACGAAAGAAGGCTTTAG
- a CDS encoding OmpP1/FadL family transporter yields MRTLFVFLVSTFFIVMAQPAFSAGFALKEQSASALGNAFAGATAAAEDVSYMFFNPAALGQLEGNQLSVVGSYIAPSSEMKDGTATTILGTPIGGNSSEGDAAKNVVLPAGYVSWALTDEWRFGLAVTVPYGLETNYDRDWIGRYHAVNSRLQTMNINPVLAWKANEKVTLAFGFQAQYAEAELTNAIDFGTIAMAAKAKAQADGKDIELPDATPAGHDGYAKMEGDDWGFGYNLGLMIEPREGTRIGLAYRSKVHHNLRGDIDFRLDNDGVGAALSQATGRFVDSRITADLTTPETVSIGLYHEITPRWAVMADATLTRWSRFDELRVQFDNPAEEDNVTIEDWNDSWFYALGLTWKPSEKYALRIGVAHDETPIPDRTRTPRIPATDRTWLALGGHYKLNDSWGFDAGYTHIWVEDSSIELEATPTNDTFRGNLDADYENDIDIVTLSATYTF; encoded by the coding sequence ATGCGCACTCTGTTCGTTTTTCTGGTTTCGACTTTTTTTATCGTCATGGCGCAACCAGCATTTTCCGCCGGGTTTGCACTGAAGGAGCAGAGCGCCTCGGCGCTGGGCAATGCTTTCGCCGGCGCGACCGCCGCCGCGGAAGACGTCAGCTACATGTTTTTCAATCCCGCCGCCCTCGGGCAGCTCGAGGGCAACCAACTCAGTGTAGTCGGCAGCTACATCGCGCCTTCGTCGGAGATGAAGGACGGGACTGCAACCACCATTCTCGGGACGCCTATCGGAGGGAACAGCAGTGAAGGCGATGCGGCCAAAAATGTGGTGCTGCCGGCGGGCTATGTGTCCTGGGCGCTGACCGATGAGTGGCGCTTCGGTTTGGCCGTTACTGTCCCTTACGGCCTGGAGACCAATTACGACAGGGACTGGATCGGACGCTACCACGCGGTGAACTCACGACTGCAGACCATGAACATCAATCCGGTGCTGGCCTGGAAAGCCAACGAAAAGGTGACCCTTGCTTTCGGATTCCAGGCTCAGTATGCCGAAGCTGAACTGACCAACGCCATTGATTTCGGCACCATCGCCATGGCGGCTAAAGCCAAGGCCCAAGCCGATGGAAAAGATATCGAGCTTCCTGATGCAACTCCGGCCGGCCATGACGGCTACGCCAAGATGGAGGGCGATGACTGGGGCTTCGGCTACAACCTGGGTTTAATGATCGAACCTCGAGAAGGGACAAGAATCGGCCTCGCCTATCGCTCCAAGGTGCATCATAATCTGCGCGGCGATATCGATTTCAGACTGGACAATGACGGGGTGGGCGCTGCGCTCAGTCAGGCAACCGGGCGCTTTGTCGATTCACGCATCACCGCCGATCTTACCACGCCGGAAACAGTCTCCATCGGTCTGTATCACGAAATCACCCCCCGCTGGGCCGTCATGGCTGATGCCACGCTGACCCGCTGGAGCCGCTTCGATGAACTGCGCGTGCAGTTCGACAACCCGGCCGAAGAGGACAACGTCACCATCGAAGACTGGAATGACAGCTGGTTCTACGCCCTGGGTCTGACCTGGAAACCTTCAGAAAAATACGCCTTGCGCATCGGCGTCGCCCACGACGAAACCCCGATTCCCGACCGTACCCGCACCCCCCGCATTCCTGCCACAGACCGGACCTGGCTGGCACTCGGCGGGCATTACAAGCTGAATGACTCCTGGGGATTCGACGCAGGCTACACCCATATCTGGGTGGAGGATTCCTCGATCGAACTGGAAGCGACCCCCACCAACGATACCTTCCGCGGCAACCTCGACGCCGATTATGAGAACGATATCGATATTGTAACCTTGTCCGCCACGTACACGTTTTAA